A genomic region of Kineococcus rhizosphaerae contains the following coding sequences:
- a CDS encoding aldo/keto reductase produces MSTLTTPVRARDGVLDLPLVGLGTYGLRGEAGYRSLRSALEAGYRLLDTATMYENEDEVGRAVADSGLDDVRITTKLRQQDAGREQEFCDRSLRLLRVDVLDLWLVHWPPGGQARPDVWEQLVAAQAAGRVRAVGVSNYSLDQLDELTAATGVTPAVNQVRWGPALFDAAFLEGHRQRGVVLEGYSPFKATPLDAPVLTGIARAHGVSAEQVVIRWHVQHGVIAIPKSGDPGRQARNRDVDGFALSAEEMSALDGLGR; encoded by the coding sequence GTGAGCACCCTGACGACCCCCGTCCGCGCCCGCGACGGGGTCCTCGACCTGCCCCTGGTGGGCCTGGGCACGTACGGCCTGCGCGGCGAGGCCGGCTACCGCTCGCTGCGCAGCGCCCTGGAGGCCGGCTACCGCCTGCTGGACACCGCGACGATGTACGAGAACGAGGACGAGGTCGGCCGCGCGGTCGCCGACTCCGGGCTCGACGACGTGCGGATCACGACCAAGCTGCGCCAGCAGGACGCCGGGCGCGAGCAGGAGTTCTGCGACAGGAGCCTGCGGCTGCTGCGCGTGGACGTCCTGGACCTGTGGCTCGTCCACTGGCCGCCGGGCGGGCAGGCCCGCCCGGACGTGTGGGAGCAGCTCGTCGCCGCGCAGGCCGCCGGCCGCGTCCGGGCGGTCGGGGTGAGCAACTACTCCCTGGACCAGCTGGACGAGCTGACCGCCGCCACCGGTGTCACCCCCGCCGTCAACCAGGTGAGGTGGGGTCCGGCGCTGTTCGACGCGGCGTTCCTGGAGGGCCACCGGCAGCGCGGTGTCGTGCTGGAGGGCTACTCGCCGTTCAAGGCGACCCCGCTCGACGCCCCCGTCCTGACGGGGATCGCCCGGGCGCACGGCGTCAGCGCCGAGCAGGTCGTCATCCGCTGGCACGTCCAGCACGGGGTGATCGCCATCCCGAAGTCCGGCGACCCGGGCCGGCAGGCGCGCAACCGCGACGTCGA
- a CDS encoding alpha/beta fold hydrolase: MRSFARDGLTFSVLDDGPPDGDVVVCLHGFPQGPEAYAAVTPLLTARGLRVLVPEQRGYCPTARPPHRRDHALGELVADVLALLDAAGVRRAHLVGHDWGGVVAWAFAARHPGRLVSLTVLSQAHPAAFGAAMTRSTQPLRSAYLGFFLLPRLPERVLLARRGAVLSQALRRSGLPAALADGYARRHLAPGSLTGALAWYRALPLAGPVGPVTVPVTYLRGLRDPFYSATAVARTAGLVRGPYRRVDLDTGHWIPELAPGAVADAVGEAVLAAAGRDGRP, translated from the coding sequence GTGCGCAGCTTCGCCCGGGACGGCCTGACGTTCTCCGTGCTCGACGACGGCCCGCCCGACGGTGACGTGGTGGTGTGCCTGCACGGCTTCCCGCAGGGACCGGAGGCGTACGCGGCCGTGACCCCGCTGCTGACCGCGCGGGGCCTGCGCGTGCTGGTCCCCGAGCAGCGCGGCTACTGCCCCACCGCCCGTCCCCCGCACCGCCGCGACCACGCCCTGGGCGAGCTGGTCGCCGACGTGCTGGCGCTGCTGGACGCGGCCGGGGTGCGGCGCGCGCACCTCGTGGGCCACGACTGGGGCGGGGTCGTGGCGTGGGCGTTCGCGGCCCGCCACCCCGGGCGCCTGGTGTCCCTGACGGTGCTCTCGCAGGCGCACCCGGCGGCGTTCGGCGCGGCGATGACCCGCTCGACGCAGCCGCTGCGCTCGGCCTACCTGGGGTTCTTCCTGCTGCCGCGGCTGCCCGAGCGCGTGCTGCTGGCCCGCCGCGGGGCCGTGCTGTCGCAGGCGTTGCGGCGCAGCGGGCTGCCCGCGGCGCTGGCCGACGGGTACGCCCGGCGTCACCTCGCCCCGGGCAGCCTCACCGGCGCCCTGGCCTGGTACCGGGCCCTGCCCCTGGCCGGTCCCGTGGGCCCCGTCACCGTCCCCGTGACGTACCTGCGGGGCCTGCGCGACCCGTTCTACTCGGCCACCGCCGTCGCGCGGACCGCCGGGCTGGTCCGCGGCCCGTACCGGCGCGTCGACCTCGACACGGGTCACTGGATCCCCGAGCTGGCCCCCGGGGCGGTGGCCGACGCGGTGGGTGAGGCGGTGCTGGCGGCTGCGGGCCGCGACGGGCGGCCGTAG
- the ettA gene encoding energy-dependent translational throttle protein EttA has protein sequence MAEFIYVMSKARKAHGDKVILDDVSMSFFPGAKIGVVGPNGAGKSSVLKIMAGLDQPSNGEARLSPGYSVGILMQEPALDETKTVLQNVQDGLGELKVKMDRYNEITGLFEDPDADFDALMAEMGTLQEELDHANAWDMDSQLEQAMDALRCPPGDADVSVLSGGEKRRVALCKLLLEAPDLLLLDEPTNHLDAESVTWLEQHLAKYAGAVLAVTHDRYFLDNVAQWILELDRGRAYPYEGNYSTYLEKKAARLSVQGKKDQKLEKRLKEELEWVRSNAKGRQTKSKARLARYEEMAAEAERTRKLDFEEIQIPAGPRLGSVVIEAKDLKKSFGDRTLIDGLSFSLPRNGIVGVIGPNGVGKTTLFKTIVGLEQLDGGELKIGETVKLSYVDQSRGGLDQGKTLWETVSDGLDYIQVGNQEMPSRAYVSAFGFKGPDQQKPAGVLSGGERNRLNLALTLKEGGNVLLLDEPTNDLDVETLGSLENALLEFPGCAVVVSHDRWFLDRVATHILAYEGTEENPANWYWFEGNFAGYEENKVARLGPDAARPHRVTYRKLTRD, from the coding sequence GTGGCGGAATTCATCTACGTGATGTCCAAGGCTCGCAAGGCGCACGGGGACAAGGTCATCCTCGACGACGTCTCCATGTCGTTCTTCCCCGGCGCCAAGATCGGCGTCGTCGGCCCCAACGGCGCGGGCAAGTCCAGCGTCCTGAAGATCATGGCGGGGCTGGACCAGCCCTCCAACGGTGAGGCCCGCCTCTCGCCGGGCTACAGCGTCGGCATCCTCATGCAGGAGCCGGCCCTCGACGAGACCAAGACCGTCCTGCAGAACGTCCAGGACGGCCTCGGTGAGCTCAAGGTCAAGATGGACCGCTACAACGAGATCACCGGCCTGTTCGAGGACCCCGACGCCGACTTCGACGCCCTCATGGCCGAGATGGGCACCCTGCAGGAGGAGCTCGACCACGCCAACGCGTGGGACATGGACTCCCAGCTCGAGCAGGCCATGGACGCCCTGCGCTGCCCGCCCGGCGACGCCGACGTCTCGGTCCTGTCCGGCGGGGAGAAGCGCCGCGTGGCGCTGTGCAAGCTGCTGCTGGAGGCGCCCGACCTGCTGCTGCTGGACGAGCCCACCAACCACCTCGACGCCGAGTCCGTCACGTGGCTGGAGCAGCACCTGGCCAAGTACGCCGGCGCCGTCCTGGCCGTCACCCACGACCGCTACTTCCTCGACAACGTCGCGCAGTGGATCCTCGAGCTCGACCGCGGCCGCGCCTACCCCTACGAGGGCAACTACTCCACCTACCTGGAGAAGAAGGCCGCGCGCCTGTCGGTGCAGGGCAAGAAGGACCAGAAGCTCGAGAAGCGCCTCAAGGAGGAGCTCGAGTGGGTCCGGTCCAACGCCAAGGGCCGCCAGACCAAGTCCAAGGCGCGCCTGGCCCGCTACGAGGAGATGGCCGCCGAGGCCGAGCGCACGCGCAAGCTCGACTTCGAGGAGATCCAGATCCCGGCCGGTCCGCGCCTGGGCTCGGTCGTCATCGAGGCCAAGGACCTCAAGAAGTCCTTCGGCGACCGCACCCTCATCGACGGTCTTTCGTTCTCCCTGCCGCGCAACGGCATCGTCGGCGTCATCGGCCCCAACGGCGTCGGCAAGACGACGCTGTTCAAGACGATCGTCGGCCTGGAGCAGCTCGACGGCGGCGAGCTGAAGATCGGCGAGACGGTCAAGCTGTCCTACGTCGACCAGTCCCGCGGCGGCCTGGACCAGGGCAAGACGCTGTGGGAGACCGTCTCCGACGGCCTGGACTACATCCAGGTCGGCAACCAGGAGATGCCCTCGCGCGCCTACGTCTCGGCGTTCGGGTTCAAGGGCCCGGACCAGCAGAAGCCCGCGGGCGTGCTGTCCGGTGGTGAGCGCAACCGCCTCAACCTGGCGCTGACGCTCAAGGAGGGCGGCAACGTCCTGCTCCTGGACGAGCCCACGAACGACCTCGACGTCGAGACCCTCGGGTCGCTGGAGAACGCCCTGCTGGAGTTCCCCGGCTGCGCCGTCGTCGTCAGCCACGACCGGTGGTTCCTCGACCGCGTCGCGACCCACATCCTGGCCTACGAGGGCACCGAGGAGAACCCGGCGAACTGGTACTGGTTCGAGGGCAACTTCGCCGGCTACGAGGAGAACAAGGTCGCCCGCCTCGGCCCGGACGCCGCCCGTCCGCACCGCGTGACGTACCGCAAGCTCACCCGCGACTGA
- a CDS encoding acyl-CoA dehydrogenase family protein: MPATTNDPTMDEKTFEDLLARVRAGAAQRERDRELPTALVRELAAAGFPNAHVPASAGGEGADLETLFDRLIRLARADANVAHVFRGHLAFVEKQYFEPDPAVREAWWARVLAGDLVGNAVSEASATSDLSTVLRETDAGLRLDGRKFYTTGSIYADWIDTSAAFGDVSVQVFVPTRAPGVEVVDDWKGFGQRLTGSGTTTFTDVAVEPGHVRTIDPDDDLQTYALGFFQNVLLAVVAGIGFAALDDTVEYVRGRRRIFGYAGEALPREHHLVQAEVGALSSAASAARAIVLQAARTLDAALHAHLRGDSSLLAGAQLEVYRAQQVVLPLVVDATARLFEVGGASAVDVDLGLDRHWRNARTIATHNPAIHRRRAIGDFELNGTTTRRYLPAG, encoded by the coding sequence GTGCCTGCGACCACGAACGACCCGACGATGGACGAGAAGACCTTCGAGGACCTCCTCGCGCGGGTGCGGGCCGGGGCCGCGCAGCGCGAACGGGACCGGGAGCTGCCCACGGCGCTGGTCCGGGAACTGGCCGCGGCGGGTTTCCCCAACGCCCACGTCCCGGCCTCGGCCGGCGGTGAGGGCGCCGACCTGGAGACGCTGTTCGACCGGTTGATCCGGCTCGCGCGCGCGGACGCGAACGTCGCGCACGTCTTCCGCGGGCACCTGGCGTTCGTGGAGAAGCAGTACTTCGAGCCCGACCCGGCGGTGCGCGAGGCGTGGTGGGCCCGGGTGCTGGCCGGCGACCTCGTCGGCAACGCCGTCTCGGAGGCCTCGGCCACCTCGGACCTGTCGACCGTCCTGCGCGAGACCGACGCCGGGCTGCGGCTGGACGGCCGCAAGTTCTACACGACCGGGTCGATCTACGCGGACTGGATCGACACCTCCGCCGCCTTCGGCGACGTCAGCGTGCAGGTGTTCGTCCCGACCAGGGCGCCCGGGGTCGAGGTCGTCGACGACTGGAAGGGGTTCGGTCAGCGGCTGACCGGCAGCGGCACCACGACGTTCACCGACGTCGCGGTCGAGCCCGGCCACGTGCGGACCATCGACCCCGACGACGACCTGCAGACGTACGCGCTGGGGTTCTTCCAGAACGTGCTGCTGGCCGTGGTGGCCGGCATCGGGTTCGCGGCCCTGGACGACACCGTCGAGTACGTGCGCGGCCGGCGGCGGATCTTCGGGTACGCCGGGGAGGCGCTACCGCGCGAGCACCACCTGGTCCAGGCCGAGGTGGGTGCCCTCTCGAGCGCGGCCTCGGCGGCCCGGGCGATCGTGCTGCAGGCCGCGCGGACCCTCGACGCGGCGCTGCACGCGCACCTGCGCGGGGACTCCTCGCTGCTGGCGGGCGCGCAGCTGGAGGTGTACCGGGCCCAGCAGGTCGTGCTGCCCCTGGTCGTCGACGCGACGGCCCGGTTGTTCGAGGTGGGCGGCGCCTCGGCCGTCGACGTGGACCTCGGCCTGGACCGGCACTGGCGCAACGCCCGCACCATCGCCACCCACAACCCGGCGATCCACCGCCGCCGCGCGATCGGCGACTTCGAGCTCAACGGGACGACGACCCGGCGCTACCTGCCTGCCGGCTGA
- a CDS encoding acyl-CoA thioesterase, with protein sequence MVSPLLDVLDVQPAADALDVFTGPNLPHWRARLFGGQVLGQVAVAAGRTVAEDRALHSLHAYFLRPGDPQVPVAFAVERLRDGRSFSARRVQATQNGVPILSGIVSFQTPADGLDHAEPAPDVPDPEELRSDLEVLDASEHPMARQMGRGRHVEVRHVEPTVYTDPDPGRPARQSVWVRLEGALPGPDLLHRAALAYASDLSILEPVLRRGGLAWATPGMSVASLDHAMWWHRPARADDWVLYVTESPNASGARGLATGRMYDRDRRLVATVAQEGMVRVPRS encoded by the coding sequence ATGGTCTCGCCCCTGCTCGACGTCCTGGACGTGCAACCGGCCGCCGACGCGCTCGACGTGTTCACCGGGCCGAACCTGCCCCACTGGCGGGCCCGGCTGTTCGGGGGCCAGGTGCTGGGGCAGGTCGCGGTCGCCGCCGGGCGCACCGTCGCCGAGGACCGCGCCCTGCACTCCCTGCACGCCTACTTCCTGCGCCCGGGCGACCCGCAGGTGCCCGTCGCGTTCGCCGTCGAGCGGTTGCGCGACGGCCGCTCGTTCTCGGCCCGCCGCGTGCAGGCCACCCAGAACGGCGTGCCCATCCTGTCCGGCATCGTCTCCTTCCAGACCCCCGCCGACGGCCTGGACCACGCCGAACCGGCCCCCGACGTCCCCGACCCCGAGGAGCTGCGCAGCGACCTGGAGGTGCTGGACGCCTCCGAGCACCCGATGGCCCGTCAGATGGGCCGGGGCCGGCACGTCGAGGTGCGCCACGTCGAGCCGACCGTGTACACCGACCCCGACCCTGGACGCCCTGCGCGGCAGTCGGTCTGGGTGCGCCTGGAGGGTGCGCTGCCGGGACCGGACCTGCTGCACCGCGCGGCGCTGGCCTACGCCAGTGACCTGAGCATCCTCGAACCGGTCCTGCGCCGCGGCGGGCTGGCGTGGGCGACGCCGGGGATGAGCGTGGCGAGCCTGGACCACGCGATGTGGTGGCACCGCCCGGCCCGCGCCGACGACTGGGTCCTGTACGTCACCGAGAGCCCGAACGCCTCGGGGGCGCGGGGGCTGGCGACGGGCCGGATGTACGACCGGGACCGCCGGCTCGTCGCGACCGTGGCGCAGGAGGGCATGGTCCGCGTCCCCCGGAGCTGA
- a CDS encoding zinc-binding dehydrogenase, with translation MLAARAVRARPDDPLSALEVADAPAAEPPPGWVRVTVGAAALNRHDLWSLRGVGLPAERLPMVLGCDAAGTTDDGTEVVVHAVVSDEDFRGDETLDPRRTLLSELHPGTLAEHVWVPRRNLLPRPAGWSVERAASLGTAWLTAYRMLFTQARAVPGQTVLVQGAAGGVANALIALGSAAGLRVWVTGRSPERLEKARAWGATATFATGERLPARVDAVFETVGKATWKHSVQALKPGGCVVVSGATTGGDAPAMLENVFFKQLRVLGSTMGTREEFERLLQFCETADLAPEVDSVHALADARDAFARLESGEAVGKVLVRP, from the coding sequence GTGCTCGCCGCCCGCGCCGTCCGCGCCCGTCCCGACGACCCGCTGTCCGCGCTGGAGGTCGCCGACGCCCCGGCCGCCGAGCCGCCGCCGGGGTGGGTGCGGGTCACGGTGGGCGCCGCGGCCCTGAACCGCCACGACCTGTGGAGCCTGCGCGGGGTGGGGCTGCCCGCCGAGCGGCTGCCGATGGTCCTCGGCTGCGACGCCGCGGGGACGACCGACGACGGCACCGAGGTCGTGGTCCACGCGGTCGTCTCCGACGAGGACTTCCGCGGTGACGAGACGCTGGACCCGCGCCGGACCCTGCTGTCCGAGCTGCACCCCGGCACCCTGGCCGAGCACGTGTGGGTCCCGCGCCGCAACCTCCTGCCCCGCCCCGCCGGGTGGAGCGTGGAGCGGGCGGCCTCGCTGGGCACGGCGTGGCTGACGGCGTACCGGATGCTGTTCACGCAGGCGCGCGCCGTGCCCGGGCAGACGGTGCTCGTGCAGGGCGCGGCCGGGGGCGTGGCGAACGCGCTGATCGCGCTGGGGTCGGCGGCGGGTCTGCGGGTCTGGGTCACCGGACGGTCGCCGGAGCGCCTGGAGAAGGCCCGGGCGTGGGGCGCGACGGCGACGTTCGCGACCGGTGAGCGGTTGCCCGCCCGCGTCGACGCCGTGTTCGAGACGGTCGGCAAGGCGACGTGGAAGCACTCGGTGCAGGCGCTGAAACCGGGCGGGTGCGTCGTCGTGTCGGGGGCGACCACGGGGGGCGACGCGCCGGCCATGCTGGAGAACGTGTTCTTCAAGCAGTTGCGCGTGCTGGGCTCGACGATGGGCACGCGCGAGGAGTTCGAGCGGCTGCTGCAGTTCTGCGAGACGGCCGACCTCGCCCCCGAGGTCGACTCGGTGCACGCCCTCGCCGACGCGCGGGACGCGTTCGCCCGGCTGGAGTCCGGCGAGGCCGTGGGCAAGGTGCTGGTCCGCCCCTGA
- a CDS encoding phosphoenolpyruvate carboxykinase (GTP), with translation MELTRDVTGPATDTLSLTAAPTTDAALLAWVRGTAELTQPDEVVWCDGSPAEFERLTDLMVATGTLIRLDPVLRPNSFLARSAPTDVARVESRTFIASHRREDAGPTNNWREPGALREELHGVFAGSMRGRTMYVVPFSMGPVGGPISQLGVQVTDSPYAVVSMGVMTRMGAQALAAIEAGAPWVPAVHSVGFPLVDAIGRVRPDVPWPCNDLKYIAHFPESREIWSFGSGYGGNALLGKKCFALRIASAMGRQEGWLAEHMLLLKVTSPEQRVFHLAAAFPSACGKTNLAMLRPTIPGWQVETIGDDIAWMRPDPEGRLRAINPEAGFFGVAPGTGWATNPTAMEMLSENVIFTNVALTDDGDVWWEGMTEQAPQHLIDWQGRDWTPDSGRPAAHPNARFTVAASQCPSIADDIDDPAGVPVDAILFGGRRRSNVPLVTQAADWSAGVFLGASISSEQTAAAEGTVGELRHDPFAMLPFAGYDMADYFGHWLSMQDRLEELPLVFGVNWFRRGDDGRFLWPGFGENSRVLEWICRRVEGTAGAHETPLGLVPTADGLTLDGLDVPAADLEELFRVDPAAWSAELDRLETYFARFGDKLPAQIGRDVERVRAGLREQRWTAQRWLDWRVD, from the coding sequence ATCGAACTGACCCGGGACGTCACCGGTCCCGCCACGGACACCCTGAGCCTGACCGCCGCCCCGACGACGGACGCCGCGCTGCTGGCCTGGGTCCGGGGCACCGCGGAGCTGACCCAGCCCGACGAGGTGGTCTGGTGCGACGGGTCGCCGGCGGAGTTCGAGCGGCTGACCGACCTGATGGTGGCGACCGGGACGCTGATCCGGCTGGACCCCGTCCTGCGGCCGAACTCGTTCCTGGCCCGCTCGGCGCCCACCGACGTGGCGCGGGTGGAGTCGCGCACGTTCATCGCCTCGCACCGCCGCGAGGACGCGGGCCCGACGAACAACTGGCGCGAACCGGGCGCCCTGCGCGAGGAGCTGCACGGGGTGTTCGCCGGGTCCATGCGCGGGCGGACGATGTACGTGGTGCCGTTCTCGATGGGCCCGGTCGGCGGGCCGATCTCCCAGCTGGGGGTCCAGGTCACCGACTCCCCGTACGCCGTGGTGTCCATGGGCGTCATGACGCGGATGGGGGCGCAGGCGCTGGCCGCGATCGAGGCCGGGGCGCCGTGGGTCCCGGCGGTGCACTCGGTGGGGTTCCCGCTGGTCGACGCGATCGGGCGGGTGCGCCCCGACGTGCCGTGGCCGTGCAACGACCTGAAGTACATCGCCCACTTCCCCGAGTCCCGCGAGATCTGGTCCTTCGGGTCCGGGTACGGCGGCAACGCGTTGCTGGGCAAGAAGTGCTTCGCGCTGCGGATCGCCTCGGCGATGGGCCGCCAGGAGGGGTGGCTGGCCGAGCACATGCTGCTGCTGAAGGTCACCTCCCCCGAGCAGCGGGTGTTCCACCTGGCCGCGGCGTTCCCCTCGGCGTGCGGCAAGACGAACCTGGCGATGCTGCGGCCCACGATCCCCGGCTGGCAGGTCGAGACGATCGGCGACGACATCGCGTGGATGCGCCCGGACCCCGAGGGCCGGCTGCGGGCCATCAACCCCGAGGCGGGGTTCTTCGGCGTCGCGCCGGGGACGGGGTGGGCCACGAACCCGACGGCCATGGAGATGCTGTCCGAGAACGTCATCTTCACCAACGTCGCCCTGACCGACGACGGTGACGTGTGGTGGGAGGGGATGACCGAGCAGGCCCCGCAGCACCTGATCGACTGGCAGGGCCGGGACTGGACCCCGGACAGCGGCCGGCCCGCGGCCCACCCCAACGCCCGGTTCACGGTGGCCGCCTCGCAGTGCCCGAGCATCGCCGACGACATCGACGACCCCGCCGGGGTGCCGGTCGACGCGATCCTGTTCGGCGGCCGCCGCCGCTCGAACGTCCCGCTCGTGACGCAGGCGGCCGACTGGTCGGCGGGGGTGTTCCTCGGCGCCTCGATCTCCAGCGAGCAGACCGCGGCGGCCGAGGGCACCGTCGGGGAACTGCGGCACGACCCCTTCGCGATGCTTCCGTTCGCGGGCTACGACATGGCCGACTACTTCGGGCACTGGCTCTCGATGCAGGACCGCCTGGAGGAACTGCCCCTCGTGTTCGGGGTGAACTGGTTCCGTCGCGGGGACGACGGCCGGTTCCTGTGGCCGGGGTTCGGGGAGAACTCCCGGGTGCTGGAGTGGATCTGCCGCCGCGTCGAGGGCACCGCCGGGGCCCACGAGACCCCCCTGGGCCTCGTCCCGACCGCCGACGGGCTCACCCTCGACGGTCTCGACGTGCCCGCCGCCGACCTCGAGGAACTGTTCCGCGTCGACCCCGCCGCGTGGTCGGCCGAGCTGGACCGGCTCGAGACGTACTTCGCGCGGTTCGGCGACAAGCTGCCCGCGCAGATCGGCCGCGACGTCGAGCGCGTCCGCGCCGGGCTGCGCGAGCAGCGCTGGACCGCGCAGCGCTGGCTCGACTGGCGGGTCGACTGA
- a CDS encoding XRE family transcriptional regulator has translation MAPLRVAALEPLTDPASAPPAPETGLDALMVGRRIRHHRQAKGWTLARLGEEVGAAQSQLSQVENGKREPRLSLITAVARALGVPPSDLLDPAPPPSRRAALEIELDHAQRSPLARTLGLTEVRSSRKLPTDALEALVGLHRELARRHDASNATPEEARRANTEIRHLMRASDNHLPEIEELAEDLVRSAGYTVGALTHRQVARMAADLGFNIIHVDDLPHSARTVTDLANGRIYLPPASIPGGHGLRSLALQAIAHRVLEHERPASYTQFLRQRLEINYFAACCLLPRSAAVEFLSAAKADKDLAVEDFRDAFGVTHEAAAHRLTNLLTSHLGIPVHFLRVGDDGALYRGYENDGVPFPEDSSGAIEGQPVCRKWTARTVFDVRNRTTENYQYTDTPAGTFWCSSQTGTSDDGGFSITVGVPYAHAKWFRGRDTRVRTVSTCPEAACCRRPPVEMVERWADAAWPSARLHAQTLAPLPSGRFPGVDDLEVYSFLSSHAPRDV, from the coding sequence ATGGCTCCGCTGCGCGTCGCTGCGCTCGAACCGCTGACCGACCCCGCCTCGGCCCCGCCCGCCCCCGAGACCGGCCTGGACGCGCTCATGGTGGGCCGGCGCATCCGCCACCACCGGCAGGCGAAGGGGTGGACGCTGGCCCGGCTGGGGGAGGAGGTCGGCGCGGCGCAGAGCCAGCTGTCCCAGGTCGAGAACGGCAAGCGCGAACCCCGCCTGTCGCTGATCACCGCCGTCGCCCGGGCGCTGGGCGTCCCCCCGTCCGACCTGCTCGACCCGGCCCCGCCGCCGAGCCGGCGCGCCGCCCTCGAGATCGAGCTCGACCACGCGCAGCGTTCCCCGCTGGCCCGCACGCTCGGGCTGACCGAGGTGCGCTCGAGCCGGAAACTGCCCACCGACGCCCTCGAGGCCCTCGTCGGGCTGCACCGCGAACTCGCCCGCCGGCACGACGCGTCGAACGCGACGCCGGAGGAGGCGCGCCGGGCCAACACCGAGATCCGCCACCTCATGCGCGCCTCGGACAACCACCTGCCCGAGATCGAGGAACTAGCCGAGGACCTCGTCCGCTCGGCCGGGTACACCGTGGGGGCCCTGACCCACCGGCAGGTCGCGCGGATGGCCGCCGACCTGGGGTTCAACATCATCCACGTCGACGACCTGCCGCACTCCGCGCGCACCGTCACCGACCTCGCCAACGGCCGGATCTACCTGCCGCCGGCCTCCATCCCCGGCGGTCACGGCCTGCGGTCGCTGGCGCTGCAGGCCATCGCGCACCGGGTCCTGGAGCACGAGCGTCCCGCGAGCTACACGCAGTTCCTGCGCCAGCGCCTGGAGATCAACTACTTCGCCGCGTGCTGCCTGCTGCCGCGCAGCGCCGCCGTGGAGTTCCTGTCCGCGGCCAAGGCCGACAAGGACCTCGCGGTGGAGGACTTCCGCGACGCGTTCGGCGTGACCCACGAGGCCGCCGCGCACCGCCTGACGAACCTGCTGACCTCGCACCTGGGCATCCCCGTGCACTTCCTGCGCGTCGGCGACGACGGGGCGCTGTACCGCGGGTACGAGAACGACGGCGTCCCGTTCCCCGAGGACTCCTCCGGCGCCATCGAGGGCCAGCCGGTGTGCCGGAAGTGGACCGCGCGCACGGTGTTCGACGTGCGCAACCGCACCACCGAGAACTACCAGTACACCGACACCCCGGCCGGGACGTTCTGGTGCTCCTCGCAGACGGGCACCAGCGACGACGGGGGTTTCTCCATCACCGTCGGCGTGCCCTACGCGCACGCGAAGTGGTTCCGCGGCAGGGACACCCGTGTCCGCACCGTCAGCACGTGCCCGGAGGCGGCGTGCTGCCGGCGGCCGCCGGTGGAGATGGTGGAGCGCTGGGCGGACGCGGCCTGGCCGAGCGCGCGCCTGCACGCCCAGACCCTCGCCCCGCTGCCGTCGGGACGCTTCCCCGGCGTGGACGACCTGGAGGTCTACTCGTTCCTGTCCTCGCACGCCCCGCGGGACGTCTGA